GCGAGGGAGTCAAAGAGAGTGAGACAATCTTCAGTAGGCTTGCTAAGGAATGCTGCGAGGATCTGTTTGTAGATAAACGAGGGCTGGATGATGGCGATCAGAAAGTCATCATCAACATTGCTGGGCTTCGTTTTGAGACACAGCTCAAAACATTGGACCAGTTTCCTGACACACTTTTAGGACACCCTTCGAAGAGGATGGACTACTTTGATCCAATGAGGAATGAGTACTTCTTCGATCGGAACCGACCAAGCTTTGACGGGATCTTATATTACTACCAGTCTGGGGGTAAAATCAGAAGACCAGCTAATGTTCCCCTAGATGTTTTTGCTGATGAAATTGTGTTCTACGAGCTTGGACATGATGCCATGGAGCAGTTCAGGGAAGAAGAAGGATTTCTAAAAGATGTGGAAATTCCACTCCCAACCAATGATATATATCGGCAATTGTGGCTGCTGTTTGAGTACCCAGAGAGCTCCAACGCAGCACGAGGTGTAGCACTGGTGTCTGTCCTGATTATTGTGATCTCCATTATTATATTCTGCATGGAAACGCTACCAGAATTCAGAGATGACGCTGACATAGTGGTGCCCACAGCAATATTGCCTTTCAACCAATCTAGAAGTTACccctctggttctggtggaaGGCTCACAACTTTCTCTGATCCTTTCTTCTTCATAGAGACTACCTGCATTGCTTGGTTCTTTTTTGAGCTCTGCATTCGATTTGGAGTTTGCCCAAGCAAAAGTGAATTTTTCCATAACCTCATGAACATCATTGACATCATATCCATCATCCCCTATTTTGTAACTCTGATAACAGAGCTGGTTACAACGCCAGAAGAGAGCTCTGGACAGAACATGTCTTTGGCTATCCTGCGCATCATCCGCCTGGTTAGGGTGTTTCGTATATTTAAACTTTCACGTCACTCTAAAGGATTGCAGATCTTGGGACAGACTCTGAAAGCCAGCATGCGTGAGCTTGGTTtgctcatcttcttcctcttcattggAGTCATCCTGTTCTCCAGCGCTATCTACTTTGCTGAAGTAGATGAACCTAACACACAGTTTGTCAGCATACCTGATGGTTTCTGGTGGGCTGTAGTCACCATGACCACTGTAGGCTATGGAGACATGTGCCCTATTACCATGGCGGGTAAGATAGTGGGCACCTTGTGTGCCATCGCAGGTGTACTGACCATTGCTTTGCCTGTTCCTGTCATTGTTTCCAACTTCAACTATTTCTACCACAGAGAGACAGAAGCTGAGGACAAGCTTCCCTTGTCAGATACTCTTGAGCAAGCCATTAAGGCTGAAGAAACCAAACAGGGAAGTAATAGTTCACTCAATAAAACCAATGGTATCTGGCAGAGTGAAGGGAAATTGTTGTAGAAGAATGTGGAAATTTGgcatgatttatttttagtgtAATGAAAGCCCTCAAGGAATGACAATATGGAAGCAATTAAATGAGTTGTTTCtgtaaaatacatcatttttaTTGACCAACAGCTTGTATTACatttacctctttttttttttttta
This region of Melanotaenia boesemani isolate fMelBoe1 chromosome 13, fMelBoe1.pri, whole genome shotgun sequence genomic DNA includes:
- the LOC121651987 gene encoding potassium voltage-gated channel subfamily A member 10 codes for the protein MEVALVDFESLEDLDGSLDDEVDTYADETTALTVDMSPEHNSPDVSYHLRAPQLSPTLSPYSPRPSYIWESTSSSPIPQTQMLGVPQSPTMPSPGRKGRSSCASMISNWKMLLNSEGVKESETIFSRLAKECCEDLFVDKRGLDDGDQKVIINIAGLRFETQLKTLDQFPDTLLGHPSKRMDYFDPMRNEYFFDRNRPSFDGILYYYQSGGKIRRPANVPLDVFADEIVFYELGHDAMEQFREEEGFLKDVEIPLPTNDIYRQLWLLFEYPESSNAARGVALVSVLIIVISIIIFCMETLPEFRDDADIVVPTAILPFNQSRSYPSGSGGRLTTFSDPFFFIETTCIAWFFFELCIRFGVCPSKSEFFHNLMNIIDIISIIPYFVTLITELVTTPEESSGQNMSLAILRIIRLVRVFRIFKLSRHSKGLQILGQTLKASMRELGLLIFFLFIGVILFSSAIYFAEVDEPNTQFVSIPDGFWWAVVTMTTVGYGDMCPITMAGKIVGTLCAIAGVLTIALPVPVIVSNFNYFYHRETEAEDKLPLSDTLEQAIKAEETKQGSNSSLNKTNGIWQSEGKLL